The following coding sequences are from one Diabrotica virgifera virgifera chromosome 2, PGI_DIABVI_V3a window:
- the LOC114337532 gene encoding facilitated trehalose transporter Tret1-2 homolog, protein MNQDRYSLIDNTAHSSIVQESGYESTEPSNDRPAKFRQYLAAFSATLSALAAGTVLAWTSPILNDLEAGKYNNIKLDSNQIGWIGSFVTFGGMAMCIPTGFICDIIGRKKTLLLLCVPYTIGWLLIIFANNVLMLYFGRLITGTAAGACCIAAPLYTSEIAHKTLRGTLSSYFQLMVTVGIFLGYLLGKYLNALYFTIWCACVPFVFVVFFVFQPESPVYLLKRGLFNDAKGVLTILRGSEYKVDEELNEIEGYLKESSQTTISLTETFKQGSVIKAFIISASLMFFQQFSGVNAVILYTTDIFKTSGVHLDPKSASVMVGLFQVLATFAASLVIDKLGRRILLFISALFVTVNLFLLAIFFTLKDRTDISDNIIEKLGFIPVGALCLFIIAYSLGLGPIPWVISSEIFPTEIKSVTSSTAGTVNWFLAFILTRFYLQISNYIGQDSTFYIFGSASMIGIFFVYIFVPETKGKNILEIQAALNNNQ, encoded by the exons GAACCCTCCAATGATAGACCTGCGAAATTCCGTCAGTACCTTGCAGCCTTCTCAG cAACTTTGTCAGCTCTGGCTGCCGGTACCGTACTGGCATGGACATCTCCGATTCTCAATGACCTGGAAGCTGGCAAGTACAACAACATCAAATTAGACAGCAACCAAATAGGATGGATCGGCTCGTTCGTAACATTCGGTGGGATGGCCATGTGCATACCAACAGGCTTTATCTGTGACATAATAGGTCGTAAGAAAACTCTGCTGTTATTATGTGTTCCCTACACGATAGGATGGTTGCTCATCATATTCGCCAACAACGTGCTGATGCTGTATTTCGGCAGACTAATAACGGGAACTGCAGCTGGAGCTTGTTGTATAGCAGCACCTTTGTACACAAGCGAAATAGCCCACAAAACGCTGCGAGGTACTCTAAGCAGTTATTTTCAACTGATGGTTACCGTGGGAATATTTCTGGGTTATTTACTAGGAAAATACCTAAATGCTCTATATTTTACAATCTGGTGTGCTTGCGTTCCGTTCGTTTTCGTTGTTTTCTTTGTATTCCAGCCTGAATCACCCGTGTATCTATTAAAACGAGGACTCTTTAATGACGCTAAGGGAGTTTTGACTATCTTACGAGGTAGCGAGTACAAAGTCGATGAAGAACTCAACGAAATCGAAGGATATTTAAAGGAAAGTAGCCAAACAACCATTTCCCTAACTGAAACTTTCAAACAAGGATCTGTCATTAAGGCTTTTATTATATCTGCTTCTTTGATGTTTTTCCAGCAGTTTAGCGGTGTTAACGCGGTTATTCTGTACACCACAGATATCTTTAAGACGTCAGGAGTGCACTTGGATCCAAAAAGTGCTTCTGTTATGGTAGGATTATTTCAAGTTCTAGCTACTTTCGCGGCTTCTTTAGTTATAGATAAACTTGGTAGAAGAATATTGTTGTTTATATCGGCGTTGTTTGTTACCGTAAACCTATTTCTTCTTGCTATTTTCTTCACTCTGAAAGACAGAACCGATATAAGCGacaatattattgaaaaattagGATTTATACCAGTAGGAGCCTTATGCCTGTTTATAATAGCTTATTCTCTTGGATTGGGACCAATTCCGTGGGTGATATCATCTGAGATATTTCCTACTGAGATTAAGAGTGTTACTAGTTCTACAGCAGGTACCGTTAATTGGTTTTTGGCTTTTATCCTTACGAGGTTTTATCTTCAAATATCCAATTATATAGGGCAAGATAGTACATTCTATATTTTTGGATCTGCCTCGATGATAGGAATATTCTTCGTCTATATTTTCGTTCCGGAAACTAAAGGTAAAAACATTTTGGAAATACAGGCTGCCTTGAATAACAATCAGTAA